The genomic window GACGACGCCCCCTCGGGCGGCTGGGCGCAGACGTTCTTCTACGTCGTCGTCATGACCGTGCCCTTCGTCCTGGCCTGGGTGCTCGGTGACTCGATACGCACCCGGCGGGCGTACTTCAGCCAGCTGGAGGAGCGGGCCGCCCGGCTTGAGCGGGAGCGCGAGGCCCAGTCGAAGGTGGCCGTCGCCGCCGAACGGGCCCGCATCGCCCGCGAGCTGCACGACGTCGTCGCGCACAACGTGTCGGTGATGGTGGTCCAGGCCGACGGCGCGGCTTACGTCATGGACAGTTCCCCCGACCAGGCGCGGCAGGCCCTGGAGACGATCTCCGGCACGGGCCGCCAGGCGCTCGCCGAGATGCGCCGGCTGCTCGGTGTGCTGCGGACCGGTGACGCCCAGGAGAGCGGTGAGTACGTCCCGCAGCCCGATGTCGAGCAGATCGAGGAGCTCGTCACGAAGGTGAGGGAGACCGGCCTGGCGGTGGACTTCAAGATCGAGGGCACCCCGCGTCCCCTGCCGAGCGGGGTCGAGCTGACCGCGTACCGCATCGTTCAGGAAGCACTCACCAACACCCGTAAGCACGGCGGCCCGGACGTCGGTGCGAGTGTGCGCCTGGTGTACTTCGACGACGGTCTGGGTCTGCTCGTCGAGGACGACGGGCGGGGCGCACCGCACGAGTTGTACGAGGACGGCGGAGCCGACGGCGCGGGCCAGGGAATGATCGGCATGCGGGAGCGGGTCGGCATGGTCGGGGGCACGCTGGACGCGGGTCCCCGCCAGGGCGGCGGCTTCCGGATCAGTGCCCTGCTTCCGCTCAAGCCGGCGAACCAGTGACAGAAGGACAGGACCCCATGACGATCCGCGTGATGCTCGTCGACGACCAGGTGCTGCTGCGCACCGGCTTCCGCATGGTGCTCGCCGCGCAGCCGGACATGGAGGTCGTCGCC from Streptomyces sp. NBC_01341 includes these protein-coding regions:
- a CDS encoding sensor histidine kinase, with amino-acid sequence MQRFYDFIRRHPTGVDTLWAVFLLGLSGVSIVAGQVGGGRERVAAVPVAVGLCVVVALRRRAPEKMLLLAIVMGLVQLLLGVRPDVADFALLVITYTVATVGERWASRLALGCSLGAAAVSRLRWPDDAPSGGWAQTFFYVVVMTVPFVLAWVLGDSIRTRRAYFSQLEERAARLEREREAQSKVAVAAERARIARELHDVVAHNVSVMVVQADGAAYVMDSSPDQARQALETISGTGRQALAEMRRLLGVLRTGDAQESGEYVPQPDVEQIEELVTKVRETGLAVDFKIEGTPRPLPSGVELTAYRIVQEALTNTRKHGGPDVGASVRLVYFDDGLGLLVEDDGRGAPHELYEDGGADGAGQGMIGMRERVGMVGGTLDAGPRQGGGFRISALLPLKPANQ